The following are encoded together in the Vibrio splendidus genome:
- the yhbY gene encoding ribosome assembly RNA-binding protein YhbY, translating into MNLSTKQKQHLKGLAHSLKPVVLMGANGLTEAVLAEIELALDHHELIKIKVASEDRETKQLIIDAIVRESKAEKVQTIGKVLVLFRQSEARKIEIPRK; encoded by the coding sequence ATGAACCTAAGTACCAAACAAAAGCAGCATCTAAAGGGCCTAGCTCACAGTTTAAAACCTGTAGTGCTAATGGGCGCAAATGGACTTACTGAAGCTGTTCTAGCGGAAATCGAATTGGCTCTAGACCACCACGAACTGATCAAGATTAAAGTTGCATCAGAAGACCGTGAGACTAAGCAACTGATTATCGATGCAATTGTACGTGAATCTAAAGCTGAGAAAGTACAGACTATCGGTAAAGTTCTAGTACTGTTCCGTCAGTCAGAAGCACGTAAAATCGAGATTCCACGCAAATAA
- the rlmE gene encoding 23S rRNA (uridine(2552)-2'-O)-methyltransferase RlmE → MSKQKHSASSGRWLKEHFDDKYANEARKRGYRSRAYFKMEEIQTKDKLLTPGMTIVDLGAAPGGWSQYAAKIIGDNGQIIACDLLPMDPIAGVSFLQGDFREEAVLEALLERIQPNMVDVVMSDMAPNIAGNNSVDQPRAMYLVELALDMCRQVLATNGSFVVKVFQGEGFDQYVKDVREMFKTVKVRKPDSSRARSREVFIVATGYKG, encoded by the coding sequence ATGAGCAAACAGAAACACTCGGCCAGTTCAGGCCGTTGGTTGAAGGAACACTTCGACGACAAGTATGCAAATGAAGCAAGAAAAAGAGGCTATCGTTCGCGTGCTTATTTCAAAATGGAAGAGATTCAAACGAAAGATAAATTGCTGACTCCTGGGATGACCATTGTGGATTTGGGCGCAGCGCCTGGCGGTTGGTCTCAATATGCTGCTAAGATTATCGGAGACAACGGTCAAATCATTGCTTGTGACTTGCTACCTATGGATCCGATTGCTGGAGTGAGCTTTTTACAAGGCGATTTCCGCGAAGAAGCTGTGCTAGAAGCTTTATTGGAACGTATACAACCAAACATGGTTGATGTCGTGATGTCTGATATGGCACCTAATATAGCAGGCAACAATTCTGTGGATCAGCCAAGAGCTATGTATTTAGTTGAATTAGCTTTGGATATGTGTCGACAAGTTCTAGCTACCAATGGTAGTTTTGTTGTAAAAGTATTCCAAGGCGAAGGGTTTGACCAATATGTTAAGGACGTCCGTGAGATGTTTAAAACAGTCAAAGTGAGAAAACCCGACTCTTCTCGAGCTCGATCTCGTGAAGTGTTTATCGTAGCAACTGGTTACAAAGGTTAA